One genomic region from Hyalangium ruber encodes:
- a CDS encoding transposase produces MPPVCANALAGGTRIVLLTKLSHSGRAFYRPDISSALQLPVRREYHADLTDAQWKLVEPFVRGNSIGPQLMVYSRCDVVNTLLYGSRTGVQWRYLPDDSPDWQSVYSYFRPWKKDGTLKLIHGVLRRASRVWPSSLLGS; encoded by the coding sequence ATGCCGCCTGTCTGTGCTAATGCTCTAGCAGGTGGGACACGGATTGTCCTACTTACCAAGTTGTCCCATTCTGGCCGCGCGTTCTATAGGCCGGACATAAGCTCTGCTCTCCAGCTTCCTGTTCGACGGGAGTACCACGCGGATTTGACCGACGCGCAGTGGAAATTGGTCGAGCCCTTCGTGCGCGGCAACTCTATCGGTCCACAGCTAATGGTGTATTCGCGGTGCGACGTGGTCAATACCCTGCTCTACGGCTCGCGCACCGGCGTGCAGTGGCGTTACCTGCCGGACGACTCTCCCGACTGGCAGAGCGTGTACTCCTACTTCCGGCCATGGAAGAAGGACGGCACGCTCAAACTCATCCACGGGGTGCTGCGCCGCGCGTCGCGCGTCTGGCCCAGCAGCCTGCTAGGGTCATAG
- the cglC gene encoding adventurous gliding motility lipoprotein CglC — MSPRLVIFLSAALLASGCSVTSELGKECVLVKKPTQEELDQGILSVPVLESDVAPRQDFISFGSTSCVELICVRDADFPRNPDQNAVALGYCSQACIEGADATACEVTEPSAPEELRARMECRSLLLDQASLERLRAEDPAAYRATFGDNNSPYFCAGGLATLPEG; from the coding sequence ATGTCTCCGCGTCTGGTCATCTTCCTGAGCGCCGCCTTGCTGGCCAGCGGGTGCAGCGTCACCTCCGAGCTGGGCAAGGAGTGCGTGTTGGTGAAGAAGCCCACTCAAGAGGAGCTGGATCAGGGGATCTTGTCGGTGCCGGTGCTGGAGTCGGATGTGGCGCCGCGGCAGGACTTCATCTCCTTCGGCTCGACGTCCTGCGTGGAGCTGATCTGCGTGCGAGACGCGGACTTCCCGCGCAACCCGGATCAGAACGCGGTGGCCCTGGGCTACTGCAGCCAGGCCTGCATCGAGGGCGCGGACGCGACGGCGTGCGAGGTGACGGAGCCGAGCGCTCCGGAGGAATTGCGCGCGCGCATGGAGTGCCGCTCGCTGCTGCTGGACCAGGCCTCGCTGGAGCGGCTGCGCGCGGAGGACCCGGCGGCGTACCGGGCCACGTTCGGGGACAACAATTCTCCGTACTTCTGCGCCGGCGGTCTGGCCACGCTGCCGGAGGGCTGA
- the gltC gene encoding adventurous gliding motility protein GltC, translating into MIRSLRLLRFALLGLALTWAMPAPAQSFEGLDLPGSSKKKKKKATPKKKKTAKGKKGTPPPEEEEETPAESSPLATPPAAPTTTPPAAPAGSGTEAPTPSPAAPPAAAPAAEEQGGLGLDLSGDTNKGTAPTMSFDAVDVSGKTADRQRLDVAISFFKNDEYEQSSMVAYEIIKDPKLAALHTEARYVVAKALYRMGLYHSSLGEFSKILAEGPQTKYFKTSLEWLFFISRKTKNETVILDEIARYANYEFPEKFRNEFRYLLARYHFVRGRALDQVGQVDAADKSFEEVKRLTLQIPRTDIFYPRAKYLEGLSYFRNGSKNKTADQRRGDTSMVASIEAMKEVVRLTRPGGVKTAEQVQLDQSLRELAFMQLARTHYGMQQNRYAIFYFNKIERGTNQWLESMFEGSWANYRVGQYEQALGNLITLSSPFFREEYFPEALILKAVIYYENCRYRESSLILQDFERTYLPVHEQLELLVKKEMDASEYYSVLAEVQKKNKEGQAKNGTDIILERILRLALTDQDLKKTNDSILELESEMDAFAEKGDTFKYSELTKELLEGLKVQRTGLIEKAGIMSKGKLETELLALKQLLANGLRIKFETTTKEKEFLEEQLKAGGRTAIVKKYRYSVAVADDQLYWPYEGEYWRDELGTYQYTLTKGCIERDSANRNVETASE; encoded by the coding sequence ATGATCCGCTCTCTCCGACTGCTCCGCTTCGCGCTCCTCGGGCTCGCGCTGACCTGGGCCATGCCGGCCCCTGCCCAGAGCTTCGAAGGCCTCGATCTGCCTGGCTCTTCGAAGAAGAAGAAGAAGAAGGCCACCCCCAAGAAGAAGAAGACCGCCAAGGGCAAGAAGGGCACGCCCCCGCCGGAGGAGGAGGAGGAGACTCCCGCGGAGAGCTCGCCCCTGGCGACTCCGCCCGCGGCGCCGACGACCACCCCGCCCGCGGCGCCGGCCGGCTCCGGCACCGAGGCGCCCACGCCGTCGCCCGCCGCGCCGCCGGCCGCCGCGCCCGCCGCGGAAGAGCAGGGTGGGCTGGGGTTGGACCTCTCCGGTGACACCAACAAGGGCACCGCGCCGACGATGAGCTTCGATGCGGTGGACGTGTCGGGCAAGACGGCCGACCGCCAGCGCCTGGATGTGGCCATCTCGTTCTTCAAGAACGATGAGTACGAGCAGTCCTCGATGGTCGCCTACGAGATCATCAAGGATCCGAAGCTGGCGGCGCTCCACACCGAGGCCCGCTACGTGGTGGCCAAGGCCCTGTACCGCATGGGCCTGTACCACTCGTCGCTCGGCGAGTTCTCGAAGATCCTCGCCGAAGGTCCGCAGACCAAGTACTTCAAGACCAGCCTCGAGTGGCTCTTCTTCATCAGCCGCAAGACGAAGAACGAGACGGTGATCCTCGATGAGATTGCCCGCTACGCCAACTACGAGTTCCCCGAGAAGTTCCGCAACGAGTTCCGCTACCTGCTGGCGCGCTACCACTTCGTGCGTGGCCGGGCGCTGGATCAGGTGGGCCAGGTGGACGCCGCGGACAAGAGCTTCGAGGAAGTGAAGCGCCTGACGCTGCAGATTCCGCGCACCGACATCTTCTACCCGCGCGCCAAGTACCTCGAGGGCCTGTCGTACTTCCGCAATGGCAGCAAGAACAAGACAGCGGACCAGCGGCGCGGCGACACCAGCATGGTGGCCTCCATCGAGGCGATGAAGGAAGTGGTTCGCCTCACCCGGCCCGGGGGCGTGAAGACGGCGGAGCAGGTGCAGCTCGATCAGTCGCTGCGTGAGCTGGCCTTCATGCAGCTGGCGCGCACGCACTACGGCATGCAGCAGAACCGCTACGCGATCTTCTACTTCAACAAGATCGAGCGCGGCACCAACCAGTGGCTCGAGTCGATGTTCGAGGGCAGCTGGGCCAACTACCGCGTGGGCCAGTACGAGCAGGCGCTGGGCAACCTCATCACCCTGTCCTCGCCCTTCTTCCGCGAGGAGTACTTCCCCGAGGCGCTCATCCTCAAGGCGGTCATCTATTACGAGAACTGCCGCTACCGCGAGTCCTCCCTCATCCTCCAGGACTTCGAGCGCACCTATCTGCCGGTTCACGAGCAGCTGGAACTGCTGGTGAAGAAGGAGATGGACGCCAGCGAGTACTACAGCGTGCTCGCCGAGGTGCAGAAGAAGAACAAGGAGGGGCAGGCGAAGAACGGCACCGACATCATCCTCGAGCGCATCCTCCGCCTGGCGTTGACGGATCAGGACCTGAAGAAGACCAACGACTCCATCCTCGAGCTGGAGTCGGAGATGGATGCCTTCGCGGAGAAGGGCGACACCTTCAAGTACTCCGAGCTCACCAAGGAGCTGCTGGAGGGCCTGAAGGTCCAGCGCACCGGCCTCATCGAGAAGGCGGGCATCATGTCCAAGGGCAAGCTGGAGACGGAGCTCCTGGCGCTCAAGCAGCTGCTGGCCAACGGTCTGCGCATCAAGTTCGAGACGACGACCAAGGAGAAGGAGTTCCTCGAGGAGCAGCTCAAGGCGGGTGGACGCACGGCGATCGTCAAGAAGTACCGCTACTCGGTGGCGGTGGCGGACGATCAGCTCTACTGGCCTTACGAGGGTGAGTACTGGCGAGACGAGCTGGGCACCTACCAGTACACGCTCACCAAGGGCTGCATCGAGCGTGACTCGGCCAACCGCAACGTCGAGACGGCGAGCGAGTAA
- a CDS encoding outer membrane beta-barrel domain-containing protein, with protein MRSLRLIAALWLAPMAALAQTAPAPAPASDPKPAPAPASSSSSETEAGDVSEVDKDRVGPLRERIRPVSGHLFLKKGRFEFSPSATVTLRDAFFRKYIFGGTVTYHPAETLGISLRAGYSLPTVSGSAQICRFDNGTDGDVQRGCRSPTFEQLDGSAPGQLTLMGGLDVQWAPIYGKISLLAESFAHFDLYGVGGVSMVQYKGPPENPASSSTSYTAVGGNVGIGLRFFLNRHMTLRTEVRDLIYVEKAVLPATTLRNQLMFELGFSFFFPTALPES; from the coding sequence ATGCGCTCCCTCCGACTGATCGCGGCCCTGTGGCTTGCTCCCATGGCGGCGCTGGCCCAGACGGCGCCCGCGCCGGCTCCCGCCTCCGACCCCAAGCCCGCTCCGGCGCCCGCTTCCTCCTCCTCCTCGGAGACCGAGGCGGGTGACGTGTCCGAAGTGGACAAGGACCGGGTGGGCCCGCTGCGCGAGCGCATCCGCCCCGTCTCCGGCCACCTGTTCCTCAAGAAGGGCCGTTTCGAGTTCAGCCCCTCGGCCACCGTGACGCTGCGCGATGCCTTCTTCCGCAAGTACATCTTCGGCGGCACCGTCACCTACCACCCCGCGGAGACGCTGGGCATCAGCCTGCGCGCTGGCTACTCGCTGCCCACGGTGTCCGGCTCGGCGCAGATCTGCAGGTTCGACAACGGCACCGACGGCGACGTGCAGCGCGGCTGCCGCTCGCCTACCTTCGAGCAGCTCGATGGCTCCGCTCCCGGTCAGCTCACCCTGATGGGCGGCTTGGATGTGCAGTGGGCCCCCATCTACGGGAAGATCTCCCTGCTGGCCGAGAGCTTCGCCCACTTCGATCTGTACGGCGTCGGCGGCGTCTCGATGGTGCAGTACAAGGGCCCGCCCGAGAACCCCGCCTCGAGCAGCACCTCGTACACGGCGGTGGGCGGCAACGTCGGCATCGGCCTGCGCTTCTTCCTCAACCGCCACATGACGCTGCGCACGGAGGTGAGGGACCTCATCTACGTGGAGAAGGCCGTGCTGCCGGCCACCACCCTGCGCAACCAGCTGATGTTCGAGCTGGGCTTCTCCTTCTTCTTCCCCACCGCCCTTCCCGAGTCATGA
- a CDS encoding vWA domain-containing protein produces MNKTFTFLALAGALALVALVLGMPRVAPPGPPAVHIATPVPTPPPPPQPPLPPQPPASTSHGSLAMTSRLSHPYINPGSTDLFVTVDVTGAEVPGSRRSAVNLALVIDRSGSMSGYKLQQAKQAARHLVGLLRDEDRLAIVHYGSDVKSLPSMAATASNRARMLEYIEGIWDEGGTNISAGLTTGQHQVNSARRAYQVNRIILISDGQPTEGVTDEESLKRVVKDIRAEGVTVSSIGVGTDFNEDLMQAFGEYGAGAYGFLEDAGKLATIFQKDLQQATTQVARNVELSFELPAGVTLGEVLGYRAHQAGRLVRVPMPDFSAGQTERVVARVTVTGGAVGQAVNVTGLKLTYTDLMKDGTVESAASLSAMVTDRREEVLARQDKDATVYAVRARSAANLQKAAEALKGGRKEEARQFIQLNQEMFNEAASVAGAPAVAADMAEQQAAYEEYEKAESSEQVNSAVKRSKAKALKDFGRLGSTY; encoded by the coding sequence ATGAACAAGACGTTCACCTTCCTGGCCCTGGCCGGAGCACTCGCGCTGGTGGCCCTGGTGTTGGGCATGCCGCGCGTGGCGCCCCCAGGGCCGCCGGCGGTCCACATCGCCACCCCGGTCCCCACACCCCCTCCCCCGCCGCAGCCGCCTCTGCCGCCACAGCCGCCGGCGAGCACCTCGCATGGCTCGCTGGCGATGACGAGCCGGCTGTCGCACCCCTACATCAACCCGGGCAGCACGGATCTGTTCGTCACGGTGGACGTGACGGGGGCGGAGGTGCCGGGCTCGCGACGCAGCGCGGTGAACCTGGCGCTGGTGATTGACCGGTCGGGCTCGATGAGCGGCTACAAGCTGCAGCAGGCGAAGCAGGCGGCGCGGCACCTGGTGGGGCTGCTGCGGGACGAGGATCGGCTGGCGATCGTCCACTACGGCTCGGATGTGAAGAGCCTGCCGAGCATGGCGGCGACGGCGTCGAACCGGGCGCGGATGCTGGAGTACATCGAGGGCATCTGGGACGAGGGGGGCACGAACATCAGCGCGGGGCTGACGACGGGACAGCACCAGGTGAACAGCGCGCGGCGTGCGTACCAGGTCAACCGCATCATCCTGATCAGCGACGGGCAGCCGACGGAGGGGGTGACGGACGAGGAGAGCCTGAAGCGGGTGGTGAAGGACATCCGGGCGGAGGGAGTGACGGTGAGCTCCATCGGCGTGGGGACGGACTTCAACGAGGACCTGATGCAGGCGTTCGGGGAGTACGGGGCGGGGGCGTACGGCTTCCTGGAGGATGCGGGGAAGCTGGCGACGATCTTCCAGAAGGACTTGCAGCAGGCGACGACGCAGGTGGCGCGCAACGTGGAGCTGTCGTTCGAGCTGCCGGCGGGGGTGACGCTGGGAGAGGTGCTGGGGTACCGGGCGCACCAGGCGGGGCGGCTGGTCCGGGTGCCGATGCCTGACTTCTCGGCGGGACAGACGGAGCGGGTGGTGGCGCGGGTGACGGTGACGGGCGGGGCGGTGGGCCAAGCGGTGAACGTGACGGGGTTGAAGCTGACGTACACGGACCTGATGAAGGATGGGACGGTGGAGAGCGCGGCGAGCCTGTCGGCGATGGTGACGGACCGCCGGGAGGAGGTGCTGGCGCGGCAGGACAAGGACGCGACGGTGTACGCGGTGCGAGCGCGGAGCGCGGCCAATCTCCAGAAGGCGGCGGAGGCGCTGAAGGGTGGGCGCAAGGAAGAGGCGCGGCAGTTCATCCAGCTGAACCAGGAGATGTTCAACGAGGCGGCGTCGGTGGCGGGAGCGCCGGCGGTGGCGGCGGACATGGCCGAGCAGCAGGCGGCATATGAGGAGTACGAGAAGGCGGAGAGCTCCGAGCAGGTGAACTCGGCGGTGAAGCGCTCGAAGGCGAAGGCGCTCAAGGACTTCGGTCGCCTGGGCTCGACGTACTGA
- the purK gene encoding 5-(carboxyamino)imidazole ribonucleotide synthase: MKTILPGGTIGILGGGQLGRMMVLSARTLGFQVQALDPDPACPARWVVDQCYTADFSDARAAAQMARACDVVTLEIEKIPLASLNAAAEHAPLRPSAAVLEMVQHRGRQKAWLAKNGFPMGPWQEVNDAEALRTTVVALGGRCFVKSCEGGYDGRGQVPVKSATEAPQAWRELGERAVVAEQALELQAELSVLVARSPRGETAVYPPAFNHHEERILAWSLLPGPLPPEVTKKATEIARDMANALQVEGLLVVEMFLLKDGRLLVNELAPRPHNSFHATEVACLTSQFEQAVRAVCNLPLGSVEVVRPAAIVNLLGDLWLSEGGPRFEQVLSMPGVRLHLYGKRDARKGRKMGHLSAVGATSEEALARVQAAAQALGV, encoded by the coding sequence ATGAAGACGATCCTCCCTGGTGGAACCATCGGTATCCTCGGCGGCGGGCAGCTGGGACGAATGATGGTGCTGTCGGCACGCACGCTGGGCTTCCAGGTGCAGGCGCTGGATCCGGATCCCGCCTGCCCGGCGCGCTGGGTGGTGGACCAGTGCTACACGGCCGACTTCAGCGACGCGAGGGCAGCGGCGCAGATGGCCCGCGCGTGCGACGTGGTGACGCTGGAGATCGAGAAGATCCCCCTGGCCTCCCTGAACGCCGCGGCCGAGCACGCCCCGCTGCGCCCCTCGGCGGCCGTGCTGGAGATGGTGCAGCACCGCGGACGTCAGAAGGCCTGGCTGGCGAAGAACGGCTTTCCCATGGGCCCTTGGCAAGAGGTGAACGACGCCGAGGCGCTGCGCACGACGGTGGTGGCGCTGGGCGGGCGTTGCTTCGTGAAGTCCTGCGAGGGCGGCTACGACGGACGCGGTCAGGTGCCTGTGAAGTCCGCCACCGAAGCGCCCCAAGCGTGGCGTGAGCTGGGCGAGCGCGCGGTGGTGGCGGAACAAGCGCTGGAGCTGCAAGCCGAGCTGTCAGTGCTGGTGGCGCGCAGCCCGCGCGGAGAGACGGCGGTGTACCCACCGGCCTTCAACCACCACGAGGAGCGCATCCTCGCGTGGTCGCTGCTACCCGGCCCCCTGCCGCCCGAGGTGACGAAGAAGGCCACGGAGATTGCCCGCGACATGGCCAATGCCCTGCAGGTGGAGGGGCTCCTGGTGGTGGAGATGTTCCTGCTCAAGGACGGGCGGCTGCTGGTGAACGAGCTGGCGCCCCGCCCCCACAACAGCTTCCACGCCACGGAGGTGGCCTGCCTCACCAGCCAGTTCGAGCAGGCGGTGCGCGCGGTGTGCAACCTGCCGCTAGGTTCCGTCGAGGTAGTGCGCCCGGCGGCCATCGTGAACCTGCTCGGAGACTTGTGGCTGAGCGAGGGCGGACCGCGCTTCGAGCAGGTGCTGTCAATGCCAGGAGTCCGGCTGCACCTGTACGGAAAGCGCGACGCGCGCAAGGGCCGGAAGATGGGACACCTGTCGGCGGTGGGAGCCACCTCCGAGGAGGCGCTGGCGCGGGTGCAGGCCGCCGCCCAGGCCCTGGGGGTTTGA
- a CDS encoding transposase: MWLSVQKSTLRGLRNEVEDAVVLRLREAIPAEVKVTLVADRGFADQKLYALLGQVGFEYVVRFRQCITVTNDKGARRTAADWVPKAGHLRKLPQALVTADCTQVGTVVCVKKKGMKEPWCLASSLHLASAAELVALYSRRFTIEESFRDIKDLRFGMGLSQVRIAAPERRDRLLLLSALACALLTLLGAAGESRASSRPTPTSVAPTHCFAKAACTTKPSPTCPSTACALSSSDSLNSSASSLFSAKPSGSFEGMPQSSTP; the protein is encoded by the coding sequence GTGTGGCTGAGCGTGCAGAAATCCACCCTCAGGGGCCTGCGCAACGAGGTGGAAGACGCCGTGGTGCTCAGGCTGCGCGAAGCCATCCCCGCCGAGGTGAAGGTGACGCTGGTGGCGGACCGAGGCTTCGCCGACCAGAAGCTCTACGCCCTACTGGGACAGGTGGGCTTCGAGTACGTGGTGCGTTTCCGTCAGTGCATTACCGTCACCAACGACAAGGGCGCGCGGCGCACGGCGGCAGACTGGGTGCCCAAGGCCGGCCACCTGCGCAAACTGCCGCAGGCCCTCGTCACTGCGGACTGCACGCAGGTGGGCACGGTGGTGTGCGTGAAGAAGAAGGGCATGAAGGAGCCTTGGTGTCTGGCCAGCAGCCTGCACTTGGCCTCGGCGGCCGAATTGGTGGCGCTCTACAGCCGTAGATTCACCATCGAGGAGAGCTTCCGGGACATCAAGGACCTGAGGTTCGGCATGGGACTGTCCCAGGTGCGCATCGCAGCGCCTGAGCGCAGGGACAGACTGCTGCTGCTCAGTGCCTTGGCTTGTGCGCTGCTGACGCTGCTGGGCGCTGCCGGTGAGAGTCGCGCCAGCTCAAGGCCAACACCGACAAGCGTCGCACCTACTCACTGTTTCGCCAAGGCGGCATGTACTACCAAGCCATCCCCAACATGCCCGAGCACCGCCTGCGCCCTCTCATCGAGCGATTCGCTCAACTCCTCAGCCAGCAGCCTCTTTTCCGCCAAGCCTTCGGGGTCATTTGAGGGGATGCCTCAGAGCTCAACCCCCTGA
- the purE gene encoding 5-(carboxyamino)imidazole ribonucleotide mutase, whose product MASADTPWVGVIMGGKSDLEYLRPAIDILTELAIPHEVRVVSAHRTPDWMMEYASTAESRGLSVIIAAAGGAAHLPGMVASKTLLPVLGVPMPTTVLNGLDALMSIVQMPKGVPVGTQAIGKPGAANAALHAASILALKYPELRERLASWRKARTDEVLRDRELS is encoded by the coding sequence ATGGCGAGCGCGGACACTCCCTGGGTCGGGGTCATCATGGGCGGCAAGAGTGACTTGGAGTACCTGCGCCCGGCGATCGACATCCTCACCGAGCTGGCCATTCCCCACGAGGTGCGCGTCGTGTCAGCGCACCGCACGCCCGACTGGATGATGGAGTACGCCTCCACCGCGGAGTCGCGAGGCCTGTCGGTCATCATCGCGGCGGCCGGGGGCGCGGCACACCTGCCCGGCATGGTGGCGAGCAAGACGCTGCTGCCCGTGCTCGGCGTGCCCATGCCCACCACGGTGCTCAACGGGCTGGATGCCCTCATGTCGATCGTCCAGATGCCCAAGGGCGTCCCCGTGGGCACGCAGGCCATCGGCAAGCCGGGAGCGGCCAACGCCGCGCTGCATGCCGCTTCCATCCTCGCCCTCAAATACCCGGAGCTGCGCGAGCGGCTGGCCTCCTGGCGCAAGGCCCGCACCGACGAGGTGCTTCGGGATCGGGAGCTCTCATGA
- a CDS encoding imm11 family protein, protein MHPRFFELYDDVSAPGRWHLGSPTSMQGEEVEDWQFTDGKLLHIEGRLKVPVEHEGRPLDFSETNLKIPVVHVRVATVFAELAPDDVQLIPVDIEGQPDQYLILVATRRVRCIDEKASRVRLWTPEDGVPHKVGQYRDVRDLHIDKARVGTTKVFRPEGWLGTLIISEDIKGALERMGATGVKFEEV, encoded by the coding sequence ATGCACCCGCGCTTCTTTGAACTGTACGACGATGTCTCTGCCCCGGGGCGCTGGCACCTGGGCAGCCCTACGTCCATGCAGGGCGAAGAGGTGGAAGACTGGCAGTTCACCGATGGGAAGCTGCTTCACATCGAAGGGCGGCTGAAGGTTCCCGTGGAGCATGAGGGCCGGCCCCTGGACTTCTCCGAGACGAACCTGAAGATCCCGGTCGTCCATGTCCGGGTGGCCACCGTGTTCGCGGAGCTTGCCCCCGATGACGTGCAGCTCATCCCCGTGGACATCGAGGGCCAACCGGACCAGTACCTCATCCTGGTGGCCACGCGTCGCGTCCGCTGCATCGATGAAAAGGCGTCCAGAGTGCGGCTCTGGACGCCCGAGGATGGAGTGCCTCACAAGGTCGGGCAGTACCGAGACGTCCGGGACCTGCACATCGACAAGGCTCGGGTCGGGACGACCAAGGTGTTCCGCCCCGAGGGCTGGCTGGGCACCTTGATCATCTCCGAGGACATCAAGGGCGCCCTCGAACGGATGGGCGCCACGGGCGTGAAGTTCGAAGAGGTGTAG
- a CDS encoding outer membrane beta-barrel domain-containing protein, translating into MNRPQAILLALCLWPALALAQTDPGMGLDLSEDANKTEEEQTEAPAEETAPPPALSTPAAPAPEPEPVVPTDITQEDRVKSVQRKVYLKARRFELTPMVSFSINDPYYSKFGASVRGAYYFADTLSVAARVSVMQVLPSDDVNIAKRAFQSRIFHSVPQWTAMGDVEWSPLYGKVAFLNSILHFDGYLLGGLGAVRTETSALPNRGLNVGADLGLGMRFVAKDFLAVNVALINTSYVDQPLGTSKGAIQNVMTINAGISLFFPLSSTGREAE; encoded by the coding sequence GTGAATCGCCCTCAGGCTATTTTGCTCGCGCTGTGCCTCTGGCCCGCGCTGGCGCTCGCCCAGACCGACCCAGGAATGGGGCTGGATCTCTCAGAAGACGCCAACAAGACCGAGGAGGAGCAGACGGAAGCTCCTGCCGAGGAGACGGCGCCGCCTCCTGCCCTCTCGACCCCCGCCGCTCCGGCCCCCGAGCCCGAGCCCGTGGTGCCCACGGACATCACTCAGGAGGACCGCGTCAAGAGCGTGCAGCGCAAGGTGTACCTCAAGGCGCGCCGCTTCGAGCTCACCCCCATGGTGAGCTTCTCCATCAATGATCCGTACTACTCCAAGTTCGGCGCCTCGGTGCGCGGCGCCTACTACTTCGCCGACACCCTCTCGGTGGCCGCCCGCGTGTCCGTCATGCAGGTGCTGCCCTCGGATGACGTGAACATCGCCAAGCGCGCCTTCCAGAGCCGCATCTTCCACTCGGTGCCCCAGTGGACCGCGATGGGCGATGTGGAGTGGAGCCCGCTCTACGGCAAGGTGGCCTTCCTCAACTCCATCCTCCACTTTGACGGCTACCTGCTGGGCGGCTTGGGCGCGGTGCGGACGGAGACCTCGGCGCTGCCCAATCGCGGCCTCAACGTGGGCGCTGACCTTGGCCTGGGAATGCGCTTCGTGGCCAAGGACTTCCTGGCCGTCAACGTGGCCCTCATCAACACCTCGTACGTGGATCAGCCCCTGGGTACCAGCAAGGGCGCCATCCAGAACGTCATGACCATCAATGCCGGCATCTCGCTGTTCTTCCCGCTGTCGTCCACGGGACGGGAGGCCGAGTGA
- a CDS encoding MFS transporter yields the protein MEEVPGRRASLRVVFGIVALDLIGFGILIPQLGVYGVKFGASPFTAGLLVSVFSLMQLVFAPVLGRLSDRYGRRPVLLLSLTGSMAAYLLFAFAHSLPLLFLARIIDGMSGGNISTAQAYVADVTRPEERARGMGLIGAAFGLGFVLGPAIGGFMGAWGGNLAIGLFAASLAGLNLVLTFLFLPESRRVDSPSAASSRTLRGAALALRMPVVGHCLLLILLFTTAFAQMEGTFSVYLLSRFLSSGPVPMEGGLFFLSAQASPEALAQASLRTGWLFAMVGVLSALIQGGLIRRLLPARRQEEGNHHPGRESVLAVVGFGVTALGLGLLPLAPSYGWLFPAMGLLAVGSAFANPAMSALASLHAPPERQGAVLGTYQAFGSLGRILGPALGGWLFTGFGPVAPYGTAAVLMVAGLVLALSLASRMRLPGASVGQSS from the coding sequence ATGGAGGAGGTTCCCGGGCGACGCGCCTCGCTGCGCGTCGTCTTTGGCATCGTCGCGCTGGACCTCATCGGGTTCGGCATCCTCATCCCGCAGCTGGGTGTGTACGGGGTGAAGTTCGGGGCCTCGCCGTTCACGGCGGGGCTCCTGGTCTCCGTGTTTTCGCTGATGCAGTTGGTGTTCGCCCCCGTGCTGGGCCGGCTGTCGGACCGCTATGGCCGGCGGCCCGTGCTGCTGCTGAGCCTCACGGGCTCCATGGCGGCCTACCTGCTCTTCGCCTTCGCCCACTCGCTGCCGCTGTTGTTCCTGGCGCGCATCATCGACGGCATGTCCGGGGGCAACATCTCCACCGCGCAGGCCTACGTGGCCGACGTCACCCGCCCGGAGGAGCGCGCCCGGGGCATGGGCCTCATTGGCGCCGCGTTCGGCCTGGGCTTCGTGCTGGGGCCGGCCATCGGCGGCTTCATGGGGGCCTGGGGTGGCAACCTCGCCATCGGCTTGTTCGCCGCGAGCCTGGCCGGGCTGAATCTGGTGCTCACCTTCCTGTTCCTGCCCGAGTCGCGTCGGGTGGACAGCCCCTCCGCCGCCTCCTCCCGCACCCTGCGCGGGGCCGCCCTGGCGCTGCGCATGCCCGTGGTGGGGCACTGCCTGCTGCTCATCCTCCTGTTCACCACCGCCTTCGCGCAGATGGAGGGCACCTTCTCGGTGTACCTGCTGTCGCGCTTCCTCTCCTCCGGGCCCGTGCCCATGGAGGGCGGCCTCTTCTTCCTCTCCGCCCAGGCCAGCCCCGAGGCGCTGGCCCAGGCCAGCCTGCGCACCGGGTGGCTGTTCGCCATGGTGGGCGTGCTGTCGGCCCTCATCCAGGGCGGGTTGATCCGCCGCCTGTTGCCCGCGCGGCGGCAGGAGGAGGGCAACCACCACCCGGGACGCGAGAGCGTGCTGGCCGTGGTGGGCTTCGGGGTGACGGCGCTGGGCCTGGGGCTGCTGCCCCTGGCGCCCTCCTACGGCTGGCTCTTCCCCGCCATGGGGCTGCTCGCGGTGGGCTCGGCCTTCGCCAACCCGGCCATGTCCGCCCTGGCCTCGCTGCACGCTCCGCCCGAGCGCCAGGGCGCGGTGTTGGGTACTTATCAGGCCTTCGGCTCGCTGGGCCGCATCCTCGGCCCCGCCCTGGGCGGGTGGCTCTTCACCGGCTTCGGGCCCGTGGCGCCCTATGGAACGGCCGCCGTGCTCATGGTGGCCGGCCTGGTGCTGGCCCTGTCGCTGGCCTCACGCATGCGATTGCCGGGCGCGAGCGTCGGCCAAAGCTCGTAA